Proteins from a single region of Gossypium arboreum isolate Shixiya-1 chromosome 1, ASM2569848v2, whole genome shotgun sequence:
- the LOC108480553 gene encoding probable cytokinin riboside 5'-monophosphate phosphoribohydrolase LOGL10 — translation MGFALLGSLGSYVSVRDSHHWNVRFQSFTLKERFVVGFNLAKNFRAYKKFGRVSLCKSEFVDSEERTSPDEVRKEIEQCYELIHRLGRGVVYLGSSRMGPGHPHYSQTLELAREIANLLDCTTWTGAGPGLMDAAIKGAQEAGKAVGGFKIGKEAGEWTTSKFHPYLPSETYLTCRFFSARKHGLVDAVVRSSSSDKTAVVALPGGVGTLDEMFEILALIQLERIGSELPVPFIVMNYDSFYAKLLDFLDDCEDWGTVSKGEVSSLWKICNTNSDALAYLAEFYDLPFSVNKCMEQKQEAHVNKSLKMF, via the exons ATGGGGTTTGCGCTGTTGGGTTCATTGGGTTCTTATGTTTCTGTGAGAGATTCTCATCACTGGAATGTCAGGTTTCAGTCTTTCACTTTGAAAGAGAGGTTTGTTGTTGGCTTCAACTTGGCTAAAAATTTCAGGGCTTATAAAAAATTTGGAAGAGTTTCACTTTGCAAGAGTGAATTTGTGGACTCTGAAGAAAGAACAAGCCCCGATGAG GTTAGGAAAGAGATAGAGCAATGCTATGAACTCATACACAGACTTGGGAGGGGAGTTGTGTACTTGGGTTCTTCAAGGATGGGACCTGGCCATCCACATTACTCACAAACACTGGAACTGGCTAGGGAG ATAGCTAACCTTTTGGACTGTACCACATGGACTGGGGCTGGTCCTGGCCTCATGGATGCTGCTATTAAGGGTGCTCAGGAAGCAGGAAAGGCGGTTGGTGGGTTTAAGATAGGTAAGGAAGCTGGAGAATGGACGACCTCGAAATTTCATCCATACCTGCCCTCAGAAACTTATCTTACTTGCAG GTTTTTCTCTGCTAGAAAGCATGGGTTGGTTGATGCTGTGGTCAGGAGTTCGAGCTCTGATAAGACAGCAGTAGTTGCTCTCCCAGGTGGTGTTGGTACTCTTGATGAGATGTTTGAGATACTGGCATTGATTCAGCTTGAAAGGATTGGATCAGAGCTTCCGGTTCCCTTCATTGTAATGAACTATGACTCATTCTATGCGAAGCTCTTAGATTTTCTTGATGATTGTGAGGATTGGGGTACCGTCTCTAAGGGAGAGGTTTCGTCTTTGTGGAAGATCTGTAACACTAATTCTGATGCTTTAGCGTACTTGGCAGAGTTTTATGATCTGCCATTTTCAGTGAACAAATGCATGGAACAGAAGCAAGAAGCGCACGTAAACAAGTCCCTTAAGATGTTTTGA
- the LOC108480554 gene encoding uncharacterized protein LOC108480554 — protein MDYPAEDMNCVLRVDTRFLGWRVMLVRVLDSIDGITYKIDGEKGIVQITGRINPRQLMKTLAEVGLHADFSRVRSQFGETNIPSRHCYDYRYYGGYGYNPYVKPEYYYGYPPLQQRNWHPIYENYPHYLHYNQNQPVYEPQAEYFPQPPPQPDSFRNGDPEWCTIM, from the exons ATGGATTACCCAGCTGAAGACATG AACTGTGTTCTAAGAGTCGATACCCGGTTCCTTGGATGGCGTGTGATGCTTGTCAGAGTCTTGGACAGCATTGATG GTATCACTtataaaatagatggagaaaAGGGAATTGTCCAAATAACAGGAAGAATAAACCCTAGACAATTGATGAAGACACTCGCGGAAGTAGGGTTACACGCAGATTTCTCTCGGGTGAGATCCCAATTTGGAGAGACGAATATTCCTTCGAGACATTGTTATGATTACCGGTACTATGGTGGCTATGGATATAATCCCTATGTAAAACCAGAGTATTATTATGGCTATCCTCCTCTTCAGCAAAGAAACTGGCACCCCATATATGAAAACTACCCACATTACTTGCATTATAATCAGAATCAACCTGTCTATGAGCCACAGGCTGAGTACTTCCCGCAGCCGCCACCGCAACCAGACAGCTTTCGTAATGGTGACCCCGAGTGGTGCACCATAATGTGA